The Streptomyces sp. NBC_00775 genome includes the window GCCGAAAGAGAGAGACCCGAGGCCACCCGCTCCCGAGGGCCCGCGAGGTGAGCAACACACCCCCTTCCACGAGCCCCCTCAACTCCGCACGCTCCACGGTCCCACTGTCCCGCACCGGCCCGGTCGCCCCCCGCCCCTGTGGATAACTCGCAGGGAGGTGGCCGGTGGGCAGGGCATGAGGGATTGGCAGATGCGTGCCAGGGGTGGGCCTGTGGGGGCGGGCTATTGCGTCGAGAAGGTGGAACGGGATTGCCAATCCCTCTCGCCTTTGAACTGGGTTAGTGCTTGAGAGACGATAGGAAAGGGGTCCAGGAGGCCGTGGGGAACAGGAGTACTGGGCCGTTCTGGGATTTTGAGTCGCGGACGGGGATGACTCCGGGGTGGCCGGGGGCGACTTCGACGCATAGCCCGCCGTCGCCGTTGCTGTAGCTGCTCCTACGCCAGTCGGCCAAGCTCAAGTCCACCTGGGTGCTTGTCATTTCGGTAGTCCTCTGCGGCTTTCTCGATCATCCTCAGGGACACCTCTGGCGGGAGTGCGGCAGCCCTGAGCCGATCGTAGGCCTTCATGTACTGCCTCACGAGCCCCGGATCATCGATGACCTGGCCGCTGTATATGCCCTCGGTGTACATCAGCGGAGGGGCATCTCCAAAGGTCAGGAACCTGGTCGTTCCCATCATGAACGGGTGCGCTCCGGCATTCCACGGAAGGATCTGTGGAATGAAGCCGCGGTTCCTCGCCACCTCCGCGACGTGGGCGAGCTGGTCCGCCATCTCGCCGGGTCCGACTGTCGGTTGCCATAGCACTGCCTCGTGGAGAACGATCCAGGACTCGGGGGCCCTCGAGTCCTCGAAGAGCCACGCCCGCTCACGGCGCGCGTTCACCTTCGCGGCGACGGAGTCTTCGGCTTCCAGCGGGTGCGCCGCGCGGATCACGGCACGGATGTACGGCTCCAGTTGGAGTGGGCCGGGGATGAGCACGGGGTCCCAGTCCTCAATCTCCCGAGCGTGTCCTTCCAACTCCACGACATCGGCGTAGTACTCCGCGTGTCCACCCCTGCGGGCCTTGCGCACATCCTCGCAGCGACGCCCGAAGAAGCCGTCGGTCGCGAGGACTTGGTCCACGTGCGCGGCCAGATCGCTGGGCATGCGCCGCTCACCTCGCTCGATCTCACTGAGGTGACTCTGGCCGTAGAAACTCCCTTCGACCAGCTGCTGAAGGGTGAGGCCCGCTTCCTCGCGCTTCCACCGCAACTCTTTGCCGTAGAAGCTCGGGACGCTCTCCGAGCCGTCGATCTCCTTGCGTCGCACCGTGGCTTCCGCCCATTCCACAACTACCGCGCTCAGTTCCACAGTTCGCATTCGGGATGCCGAACTCCTGTCACGGTACGCGCTGTCACGTCATCGTGTGACTGATTCATTACGGAACGCGACGGCTCGGCTCGGCTCGGCTCGGCTCAAGGAAGGCGTACACATGCAAGCCCACCAACCCCCCACCGCCCACGACGTGGAACGCTGCG containing:
- a CDS encoding DUF397 domain-containing protein yields the protein MTSTQVDLSLADWRRSSYSNGDGGLCVEVAPGHPGVIPVRDSKSQNGPVLLFPTASWTPFLSSLKH
- a CDS encoding helix-turn-helix domain-containing protein translates to MRRKEIDGSESVPSFYGKELRWKREEAGLTLQQLVEGSFYGQSHLSEIERGERRMPSDLAAHVDQVLATDGFFGRRCEDVRKARRGGHAEYYADVVELEGHAREIEDWDPVLIPGPLQLEPYIRAVIRAAHPLEAEDSVAAKVNARRERAWLFEDSRAPESWIVLHEAVLWQPTVGPGEMADQLAHVAEVARNRGFIPQILPWNAGAHPFMMGTTRFLTFGDAPPLMYTEGIYSGQVIDDPGLVRQYMKAYDRLRAAALPPEVSLRMIEKAAEDYRNDKHPGGLELGRLA